One Fusarium falciforme chromosome 12, complete sequence DNA window includes the following coding sequences:
- a CDS encoding CMD domain-containing protein, with the protein MAGQSNRAELQKGLYEVGMPIRRSVLSDAYVDNALKNGSTEFAKAMQEFTTAFCWGAVWDRPGLDRKQRSLINLSMLAATGKVHELAVHTRGAVNNGVSATEIREVLVQVCIYMGVPAGMEAFKAAEKVLITMESEGATIKP; encoded by the coding sequence ATGGCGGGACAAAGCAACCGAGCCGAGCTCCAGAAGGGCCTCTATGAAGTCGGCATGCCCATCCGTCGCTCCGTCCTCAGCGACGCCTACGTCGACAATGCCTTGAAGAACGGCAGCACCGAGTTCGCCAAGGCTATGCAAGAGTTCACCACAGCCTTCTGCTGGGGAGCAGTGTGGGATCGTCCCGGCCTGGACCGCAAGCAGCGCTCGCTCATCAACCTCTCCATGTTGGCCGCCACCGGCAAGGTCCACGAGCTTGCCGTCCACACCCGGGGCGCTGTGAACAACGGCGTGTCTGCGACCGAGATTCGAGAGGTGCTCGTGCAGGTCTGCATTTACATGGGTGTTCCGGCCGGGATGGAGGCATTCAAAGCGGCCGAGAAGGTTCTGATTACCATGGAGAGCGAAGGTGCTACTATCAAGCCATGA
- a CDS encoding MFS domain-containing protein translates to MSPDQKEDNIEHIDMADVDNKTEPEYPPIDDAWRAREKRLVRKLDMTLMPMVWVLYLFNYLDRNNIAQAKLDSFEDDLGLKGNQFNIAVSILNVGYMLGQLPSNMILTRVRPSLFMPFWICAWSCISAATAATHNFEGLVAVRFFLGVCEAPFFPGAFYLLSCWYTKKELALRTAVLYSGLVLATAFSGLLAAGIFAGLSGARGLGGWRWLFLLEGVATFVVGVLAIFILPDFPSSKSGSATWLLSDDERQLAVERIARDQVSNQESNRSIWHGLRAAAMDFRVWVFAFILCSNHTAYGFNNFYPTIVKGFGLGSRTITLLCTCPPYFVGAIVSFAVAYSSDVRGERGWHISAPMGVAIVGFIISVSVLNLPVRYFASFLYISGCFAANAIVYSWAASSTSQTPEKRACATAIINLTGQFGNIWSPYFFLPHESPRYTTAMILMIAFSGASIVGCCVMKWVLRRDNTKLLDGWTGPGSPNLYTL, encoded by the exons ATGTCTCCAGACCAGAAAGAGGACAACATCGAGCATATCGACATGGCGGATGTGGATAACAAGACCGAGCCTGAATATCCACCTATCGACGATGCCTGGAGAGCTAGAGAGAAACGCCTTGTTCGAAAGCTCGACATGACACTCATGCCTATGGTCTGGGTTTTGTATCTGTTCAACTACCTGGACCGAAACAATATCGC ACAAGCCAAGTTGGATTCATTCGAGGATGACCTCGGTCTCAAAGGAAATCAGTTCAACATTGCTGTTTCCATTCTCAATGTCGG GTACATGCTTGGCCAGCTGCCCAGCAACATGATCCTGACTCGTGTCAGACCCTCGCTTTTCATGCCATTTTGGATCTGCGCCTGGTCCTGCATCTCTGCAGCTACTGCCGCTACCCATAACTTCGAGGGCCTCGTTGCGGTGCGGTTCTTCCTTGGGGTTTGCGAAGCACCTTTCTTCCCTGGTGCCTTCTATCTACTCTCCTGCTGGTATACGAAAAAGGAACTTGCTCTCCGTACAGCAGTCTTATACTCTGGTCTTGTCTTGGCAACTGCCTTCTCCGGCTTGCTGGCTGCGGGTATCTTTGCTGGTCTGTCCGGCGCCCGAGGTTTGGGTGGCTGGCGATGGCTGTTCCTCCTCGAAGGCGTCGCTACTTTCGTCGTTGGTGTCCTGGCTATTTTTATCCTGCCAGACTTTCCCTCTTCCAAGTCCGGCTCGGCCACTTGGTTGCTCAGTGATGACGAGCGACAGTTGGCTGTGGAGAGAATTGCTCGGGACCAGGTTTCCAACCAGGAGTCTAACAGGTCCATATGGCATGGGCTGAGGGCCGCAGCGATGGATTTTCGCGTTTGGGTCTTT GCTTTCATTCTCTGCAGCAACCATACTGCGTACGGCTTCAACAACTTCTATCCGACTATTGTCAAGGGTTTCGGCCTTGGTAGTCGCACAATCACTCTCCTTTGTACATGCCCTCCTTACTTTGTCGGGGCAATCGTCTCCTTTGCCGTCGCTTACTCAAGCGATGTACGAGGCGAGCGCGGCTGGCATATCAGCGCCCCGATGGGagtcgccatcgtcggttTCATCATCTCAGTCTCGGTCCTCAACCTTCCCGTTCGCTATTTTGCATCATTCCTGTACATCTCGGGATGTTTTGCTGCCAATGCAATTGTTTATAGTTGGGCCGCATCATCTACGAGCCAGACGCCGGAAAAAAGAGCTTGTGCTACCGCGATCATCAACCTGACAGGTCAATTCGGAAACATCTGGAgcccttatttctttttacccCATGAGTCGCCCAGGTATACCACGGCTATGATACTGATGATTGCATTCTCCGGGGCCAGTATTGTAGGTTGCTGTGTTATGAAGTGGGTATTGCGTCGGGATAACACGAAGCTGCTTGATGGCTGGACTGGACCTGGTTCCCCTAACTTGTACACCCTCTGA
- a CDS encoding NodB-like proteiny domain-containing protein codes for MGKKRAIITYGVDVDAISGWIGSYGGQDSAGDIARGWFGGTVGVERMLKVFAKYDIKTTWFIPGHSLETFPEHMKMVLDAGHEFGLHGYTHENPNAMSVEQQRDVLDKSYRLMTEFTGKPPRGMVAPWWETSFEGTQLLLEYGIEYDHSLGHHDCQCYYPTIGDTYTKIDYSQKAETWMKPFIKGRPTGLVEIPGSWYIDDLPPMMFIKSAPNSHGYVNPRDVEAIWKDHFEYYYREYDDFVFPISIHPDVSGRPHVALMHERLIEWFKTFEGVEFMTMEEVCDDFKAKNSPEQGALLPAEAGLKLREGK; via the exons ATGGGCAAGAAGCGAGCCATCATCACCTACGGAGTCGATGTCGACGCCATCTCTGGTTGGATCGGCTCCTATGGTGGCCAGGACTCGGCCGGTGATATTGCGCGAG GTTGGTTTGGCGGCACAGTTGGCGTGGAGCGGATGCTCAAGGTCTTTGCCAAATATGACATCAAGACCACCTGGTTTATCCCTGGCCACTCTCTCGAGACCTTTCCGGAACACATGAAGATGGTTCTAGATGCTGGCCACGAATTCGGACTTCACGGTTACACCCATGAGAACCCCAATGCTATGAGCGTTGAGCAGCAGCGAGACGTTCTCGATAAGAGCTACAGACTGATGACTGAGTTTACTGGAAAGCCCCCACGCGGTATGGTGGCGCCCTG GTGGGAGACTAGCTTTGAGGGAACCCAGCTATTGCTCGAGTACGGCATCGAATATGACCACAGCCTGGGACATCACGATTGCCAATGCTACTACCCTACAATTGGCGACACCTACACCAAGATCGACTACTCCCAAAAGGCCGAGACGTGGATGAAGCCTTTTATCAAGGGAAGGCCTACCGGGTTGGTTGAGATTCCTGGGAGCTGGTACATTGATGATCTCCCTCCGATGATGTTCATCAAGTCCGCCCCCAACAGTCATGGCTATGTCAATCCAAGGGACGTCGAAGCTATCTGGAAAGACCACTTTGAGTACTACTATCGGGAGTACGATGATTTCGTCTTCCCTATTAGTATTCATCCTGATGTATCTGGTCGCCCCCATGTCGCCCTGATGCATGAACG GTTGATTGAGTGGTTCAAGACGTTTGAAGGTGTTGAGTTCATGACCATGGAGGAGGTGTGCGATGATTTCAAGGCAAAGAATTCTCCAGAGCAGGGTGCTCTTCTGCCTGCTGAAGCAGGGCTGAAGCTGAGAGAAGGAAAATAG
- a CDS encoding Oxidored-FMN domain-containing protein: protein MSSTSKLFQPIRLGNMKLQHRIVMAPLTRFRADEDQVPLPQCLEYYTQRASSPGTLIITEATSISPRHSAGPHAPGIWSQAQIEGWRKITDEVHATGCFMYCQIFAPGRAGHKEEYPLYSSSSVPMTDGDSDAVPQEMTESEIWDCIADFKAAALNAIKAGFDGVELHGANGYLIDQFSQSTCNIRTDRWGGSVENRSRFVLEATKAVVDAIGPDRVAVRLSPWSTFQSMKMDVELATRQFSHIIRGLKDVRLSYLHLIESRVVNNVDCEKKEGLEFAFDIWANQSPILVAGGFNSESASKAVDQEYRDHDTLVVFGRYFVSTPDLVFRIREGIDMNPYDRSTFYTPVETKGYTDYPFSEEFLGRALV, encoded by the coding sequence ATGTCTTCCACATCCAAGCTCTTTCAGCCAATTCGGCTGGGCAATATGAAACTACAGCACCGGATCGTCATGGCCCCATTGACTCGATTCCGAGCCGACGAGGATCAAGTTCCCCTTCCGCAATGCCTCGAGTATTATACACAGCGAGCTAGCTCTCCCGGCACCCTAATTATTACCGAAGCAACCTCCATCTCCCCGCGTCATTCTGCAGGGCCACATGCCCCCGGCATCTGGTCGCAGGCCCAGATCGAAGGTTGGAGGAAAATCACCGATGAAGTTCACGCGACGGGGTGTTTCATGTACTGCCAGATCTTTGCTCCTGGTCGCGCGGGCCACAAGGAGGAATATCCTCTATACAGCTCCAGTTCTGTACCCATGACCGATGGCGACTCAGACGCGGTTCCCCAAGAGATGACCGAGTCTGAGATCTGGGATTGTATCGCTGATTTCAAAGCGGCTGCTCTGaacgccatcaaggctggctTTGACGGCGTCGAGCTGCACGGGGCAAATGGATACCTCATTGATCAGTTCAGCCAAAGCACGTGCAATATCCGAACCGACCGTTGGGGAGGCTCTGTCGAGAACAGGTCCAGATTCGTACTCGAAGCTACAAAGGCCGTGGTCGACGCAATTGGACCAGATCGGGTTGCTGTCAGGCTCAGCCCTTGGAGCACGTTCCAGTCCATGAAAATGGATGTGGAGCTCGCAACTCGACAATTTTCCCATATCATCCGGGGACTCAAAGATGTGCGACTCTCTTACCTTCACCTTATTGAGTCACGGGTCGTAAACAATGTGGACtgtgagaagaaggagggccTGGAGTTTGCTTTCGACATCTGGGCCAACCAGTCTCCCATCTTGGTTGCTGGCGGATTCAACAGTGAGTCTGCAAGCAAGGCGGTGGACCAGGAATACCGAGATCACGATACTCTGGTTGTGTTTGGAAGATATTTCGTCTCAACACCTGACTTAGTATTCAGAATCCGGGAGGGCATAGATATGAATCCATACGACCGCTCGACCTTTTACACACCTGTAGAGACTAAGGGATACACCGACTACCCCTTCAGCGAGGAATTCTTGGGCAGGGCATTGGTGTAA
- a CDS encoding PKS-ER domain-containing protein has translation MGVSETSQWQTRQNGLESLVLARAPLFHPRDGEVLVEIRAVSLNYRDLEVAQGLYSHHQTIESGQPDALVPCSDMCGVVVAVGEGVAWNIGDRVVSTWNQGHFTGSINPDIMKTGLGLPLDGVLQTHRIFPADALLKAPKYMSDEEASCLTIAAVTAWMAINQFRPLGQPGGKGEIVLLQGTGGVSISGLQIAHAAGATTIITSSSDCKLARAKALGADHVINYRDVPSWDDEVMRISNKHGADIIFETGGAKTVRKSFNSVAYGGMIACIGYVSGKQDDADDRTNINVLALSRTVTLKGIINGPKDRFEEMLRFYEQHEIHPVIDRVFRFEEGRDAFAYLEGGSHFGKVVIKVKSSVKSGQ, from the exons ATGGGCGTCTCGGAAACTTCACAATGGCAAACACGCCAGAATGGCCTAGAAAGCCTTGTGTTAGCCAGAGCTCCCCTCTTCCATCCTCGAGACGGGGAAGTCCTTGTAGAGATCAGAGCCGTGTCGCTCAATTATCGCGATCTTGAAG TTGCCCAGGGGTTGTATAGCCACCACCAGACCATTGAGTCTGGTCAGCCAGATGCCCTGGTTCCTTGTTCCGACATGTGCGGTGTCGTTGTTGCGGTTGGCGAAGGAGTCGCATGGAACATTGGTGACCGCGTCGTTTCAACGTGGAACCAGGGACACTTTACCGGAAGCATCAACCCTGATATCATGAAGACGGGTCTCGGTCTGCCGCTGGATGGAGTCTTACAGACCCATCGAATCTTCCCGGCAGATGCTCTTCTAAAGGCGCCGAAGTACATGTCAGATGAAGAGGCGTCATGCTTGACAATTGCCGCCGTCACAGCTTGGATGGCAATCAATCAGTTTCGACCTCTTGGCCAACCCGGGGGAAAGGGAGAGATTGTTCTTCTCCAGGGCACAGGTGGAGTGAGCATCAGCGGCTTGCAGATCGCACATGCAGCGGGTGCTACCA CGATAATCACATCATCTTCGGACTGCAAGTTGGCACGGGCAAAGGCGCTTGGGGCAGATCACGTCATCAACTACAGAGATGTACCCAGCTGGGACGACGAGGTAATGCGAATCTCGAACAAACATGGAGCCGACATCATCTTTGAGACTGGAGGCGCCAAGACTGTCCGAAAATCCTTCAACTCTGTCGCATACGGCGGCATGATTGCATGCATTGGCTACGTTTCTGGAAAACAAGATGACGCCGACGACAGAACGAACATCAACGTCCTCGCGCTATCGCGGACCGTCACTCTCAAAGGGATCATCAATGGGCCAAAGGATCGCTTTGAAGAAATGCTTCGATTTTATGAGCAGCATGAGATCCATCCTGTCATCGATCGCGTCTTTCGCTTTGAGGAGGGTAGAGATGCTTTTGCTTATCTTGAGGGAGGCTCCCATTTTGGCAAAGTTGTCATCAAGGTGAAGAGCTCGGTCAAGAGTGGGCAATGA